A window of the Vibrio pomeroyi genome harbors these coding sequences:
- a CDS encoding dicarboxylate/amino acid:cation symporter: protein MDKSLSSKIFVGLFAGLLIGTAIQYLFSGIAIFDTYLLGAAEGAGGMFVSLIKLLVVPLVYVSIVCGIVELKDIRSFGRLGGKTFGLYIINTIIAISAALTIGLIFQPGAGANLAGTVSETIALTTTETPDIFSLVVNIVPSNPVEAFASGDMLQIIFMAILTGLAIQALDSRGGPAIKTFKMANEIMMKLIGLVMSLAPYGVFALMIQLGATLDADTLMSVAGYVALVVAMLVFWIFFFYPMMVGSFTGISPKQFLRATREQVLFSLSTASSNATIPVTMRTLTDKLNVSKSVAGFGVPLGATMNMSGVSIYIALATMFVANAFGQPINTADIFTLGLTILLLSIGAGGVPGGGVVMVGVLLHQLGLPPEGLAIVAAVDRICDMFCTSSNVVGDTAVNTIVAKSEGEIGVETNEEAELQKAEA from the coding sequence ATGGATAAATCGCTCTCAAGTAAGATTTTTGTAGGCTTGTTTGCCGGCCTACTTATTGGTACTGCTATTCAGTACCTATTCAGCGGTATTGCTATTTTTGACACTTACCTACTTGGTGCTGCGGAAGGCGCTGGTGGTATGTTCGTATCACTTATCAAGTTGCTGGTAGTGCCTCTTGTATATGTATCTATTGTTTGCGGTATCGTTGAACTAAAAGATATCCGTTCATTTGGTCGCCTTGGTGGTAAAACCTTTGGTCTTTACATTATTAACACCATCATTGCGATTTCAGCTGCTCTAACGATTGGTCTTATTTTCCAACCTGGCGCAGGTGCAAACCTAGCAGGTACGGTTTCTGAGACAATTGCGCTTACAACAACTGAAACACCAGACATCTTCTCTCTTGTTGTTAACATCGTTCCTAGCAACCCTGTAGAAGCGTTCGCAAGCGGCGATATGCTACAAATCATCTTCATGGCAATTTTGACAGGTCTTGCTATTCAAGCGCTTGATTCTCGTGGTGGTCCAGCTATCAAGACATTCAAGATGGCTAACGAAATCATGATGAAGCTTATCGGTCTAGTAATGAGCTTGGCGCCTTACGGTGTATTTGCTCTGATGATTCAGCTGGGCGCAACACTGGATGCAGACACGCTAATGTCAGTTGCTGGTTATGTGGCGCTTGTAGTTGCAATGCTTGTGTTCTGGATTTTCTTCTTCTACCCGATGATGGTTGGTTCATTCACTGGCATTTCTCCAAAGCAGTTCCTACGTGCAACTCGTGAGCAAGTTCTATTCTCACTATCTACAGCAAGTTCGAATGCAACAATCCCAGTAACAATGCGTACTCTAACTGACAAACTAAACGTATCTAAGTCAGTAGCAGGTTTCGGTGTACCACTAGGCGCAACAATGAACATGTCTGGTGTATCTATCTACATCGCACTAGCGACAATGTTCGTTGCGAACGCTTTCGGTCAACCAATCAATACAGCTGACATCTTCACTCTAGGTCTAACTATCCTGCTACTGTCTATCGGTGCTGGTGGTGTTCCAGGTGGCGGTGTTGTGATGGTAGGTGTTCTATTACACCAACTAGGTTTGCCACCAGAAGGTCTAGCGATTGTTGCTGCTGTTGACCGTATCTGTGACATGTTCTGTACTTCATCTAACGTAGTGGGTGACACAGCGGTTAACACTATCGTTGCTAAGTCTGAAGGCGAAATCGGCGTTGAAACAAACGAAGAAGCTGAACTACAGAAAGCAGAAGCTTAA
- a CDS encoding polysaccharide lyase family 7 protein encodes MKLSYLSLLTAGLLAAPVLASNHDVGQQFDLDPAKAPAQNFDLSKWKINLPELTTEGDRKGKTLEIGKKELSNVETPYVHPKWFYTDAESGAMVFVAPNTAPTTPNSKNTRSELRAMLADSYSAPNNNFAISSHDNAQEFGSIGGQMTATLSVDQVSTSGNYKKTGAFSVVIGQIHGSDNEPLKIVYRKLPEHEHGSLTWNYELNPPTEMKDAKDENGKKLRKDIRHDVFGQYNLKKGSADPADGIKLGEVFSYDVNIKDNIMHLTFTKNPNSSDPVVKTYDVDLAKGKYQGHDIDLGYGQDWMYFKAGAYNQCNTKKSSSACEWRGMEAGDYTQASFYQLVLNQ; translated from the coding sequence ATGAAGTTGTCCTACCTTAGCCTACTGACTGCTGGCCTTTTAGCTGCGCCTGTTCTTGCTTCTAATCACGATGTTGGTCAACAGTTTGACCTTGATCCGGCAAAAGCACCGGCACAGAACTTCGATTTATCTAAATGGAAAATTAACTTACCTGAGCTGACAACCGAGGGAGACCGTAAAGGCAAAACTCTGGAGATTGGTAAGAAGGAATTGTCGAATGTAGAAACGCCTTACGTTCACCCTAAATGGTTCTACACAGATGCGGAATCTGGTGCGATGGTGTTTGTGGCTCCAAATACCGCGCCAACCACACCAAACAGTAAGAATACGCGCAGTGAACTAAGAGCAATGCTGGCAGACAGCTACTCGGCTCCAAATAACAACTTCGCGATTTCAAGCCATGACAATGCGCAAGAGTTTGGCTCTATCGGCGGTCAAATGACGGCAACGCTTTCTGTCGACCAAGTCAGTACTAGCGGCAACTACAAAAAGACAGGCGCATTCTCAGTGGTGATTGGTCAGATCCATGGCTCGGATAATGAGCCTCTGAAAATTGTTTACCGTAAATTGCCAGAGCATGAACACGGTTCTTTAACGTGGAACTACGAACTGAACCCGCCGACAGAGATGAAAGATGCGAAGGACGAAAACGGTAAGAAACTTCGTAAAGACATTCGCCATGATGTGTTTGGTCAATATAACCTGAAGAAGGGCAGTGCTGATCCTGCCGATGGTATTAAGCTAGGAGAGGTGTTCTCATACGATGTGAATATAAAAGACAACATCATGCACTTAACCTTTACTAAGAATCCAAACTCATCTGACCCAGTCGTGAAGACATATGATGTTGATTTGGCAAAGGGTAAATATCAAGGGCACGACATCGACCTTGGATACGGTCAAGATTGGATGTACTTCAAAGCCGGTGCTTACAACCAGTGCAACACGAAGAAGTCGAGTTCGGCTTGTGAATGGCGTGGTATGGAAGCGGGTGACTACACTCAAGCAAGTTTCTACCAGTTAGTGCTCAATCAATAA
- the dnaK gene encoding molecular chaperone DnaK: MGKIIGIDLGTTNSCVAVLDGDKPRVIENAEGERTTASVIAYTEGETLVGQPAKRQAVTNPQNTLFAIKRLIGRRFEDEEVQRDIEIMPFNIVKADNGDAWVEAQGQKMAAPQVSAEVLKKMKKTAEDFLGEEVTGAVVTVPAYFNDAQRQATKDAGRIAGLDVKRIINEPTAAALAYGLDKQGGDRTIAVYDLGGGTFDISIIEIDEVEGEKTFEVLSTNGDTHLGGEDFDNRMINYLVDEFKKEQGIDLKADPLAMQRVKEAAEKAKIELSSTTQTDVNLPYVTADATGPKHMNIKVTRAKLESLVEDLVQRSLEPLKVALADADLSVGEITDVILVGGQTRMPMVQAKVTEFFGKEPRKDVNPDEAVAMGAAVQGGVLAGDVKDVLLLDVTPLSFGIETMGGVMTKLIEKNTTIPTKADQVFSTAEDNQNAVTIHVLQGERKQATYNKSLGQFNLEGIQPAPRGMPQIEVTFDLDADGILNVSAKDKATGKEQKITIQASGGLSEEEIEAMVQEAEANKEADKKFEELVTARNQADQMIHGTRKQVEEAGEALPAEEKEKIEAAITALEEVKSGNDKEAIDAKVQELMQAAQKLMEIAQQQAQAQQGGAEAGEQPKQDDDVVDAEFEEVKDDKK, encoded by the coding sequence ATGGGTAAAATCATTGGTATTGATTTAGGTACTACTAACTCTTGTGTTGCTGTTCTTGACGGCGACAAACCACGCGTAATTGAAAATGCTGAAGGCGAACGCACAACAGCATCAGTAATCGCATACACAGAAGGCGAAACGCTAGTTGGTCAACCTGCAAAACGTCAAGCTGTTACTAACCCTCAAAACACACTGTTCGCTATCAAGCGTCTAATCGGTCGTCGTTTTGAAGATGAAGAAGTTCAACGCGATATCGAAATCATGCCTTTCAACATTGTTAAGGCTGACAACGGTGATGCATGGGTTGAAGCGCAAGGCCAAAAAATGGCTGCTCCTCAAGTATCTGCTGAAGTTCTTAAGAAAATGAAGAAAACAGCTGAAGACTTCCTAGGCGAAGAAGTAACTGGCGCAGTAGTAACTGTTCCTGCTTACTTTAACGATGCTCAACGTCAAGCAACTAAAGATGCTGGCCGTATCGCTGGTCTAGATGTTAAACGTATCATCAACGAACCAACTGCTGCTGCTCTAGCTTACGGTCTAGACAAGCAAGGCGGTGATCGCACTATCGCTGTATACGACCTTGGTGGTGGTACATTCGATATCTCTATCATCGAAATCGATGAAGTAGAAGGCGAGAAGACTTTCGAAGTTCTTTCAACTAACGGTGACACTCACCTTGGTGGTGAAGATTTCGATAACCGCATGATCAACTACCTAGTAGATGAGTTCAAGAAAGAGCAAGGTATCGACCTTAAAGCTGATCCACTAGCAATGCAGCGTGTTAAAGAAGCAGCAGAAAAAGCGAAAATCGAGCTTTCTTCTACTACTCAAACTGACGTAAACCTACCTTACGTTACTGCTGATGCGACTGGTCCTAAGCACATGAACATTAAAGTGACTCGTGCGAAGCTTGAGTCTCTAGTTGAAGACCTAGTTCAACGTTCTCTTGAGCCACTAAAAGTAGCTCTAGCAGATGCTGACCTATCTGTAGGCGAAATCACTGACGTTATCCTAGTTGGTGGTCAGACTCGTATGCCTATGGTTCAAGCTAAAGTAACTGAATTCTTCGGTAAAGAGCCACGTAAAGACGTGAACCCTGACGAAGCTGTTGCAATGGGTGCTGCTGTTCAAGGTGGTGTACTAGCTGGTGACGTTAAAGACGTTCTACTACTAGACGTTACTCCTCTATCTTTCGGTATCGAAACGATGGGCGGCGTGATGACTAAGCTTATCGAGAAAAACACAACTATCCCTACCAAAGCGGATCAAGTGTTCTCTACAGCTGAAGACAACCAAAACGCAGTAACTATCCACGTTCTTCAAGGTGAGCGTAAGCAAGCGACTTACAACAAGTCTCTTGGTCAGTTCAACCTAGAAGGTATCCAACCAGCACCACGTGGCATGCCACAAATCGAAGTAACATTCGACCTAGATGCTGATGGTATCCTGAACGTATCTGCTAAAGATAAAGCTACTGGTAAAGAGCAGAAGATCACTATCCAAGCATCAGGCGGCCTGTCTGAGGAAGAGATCGAAGCAATGGTACAAGAAGCAGAAGCTAACAAAGAAGCGGACAAAAAGTTCGAAGAGCTAGTAACTGCACGTAACCAAGCTGACCAAATGATTCACGGTACTCGTAAGCAAGTTGAAGAAGCTGGTGAAGCTCTACCTGCAGAAGAGAAAGAGAAGATCGAAGCAGCTATCACGGCACTAGAAGAAGTTAAGTCTGGTAACGACAAAGAAGCTATCGACGCTAAAGTTCAAGAACTTATGCAAGCAGCTCAGAAGCTAATGGAAATCGCTCAACAACAAGCTCAAGCACAGCAAGGTGGCGCTGAAGCGGGTGAGCAACCTAAGCAAGACGACGACGTGGTAGACGCGGAGTTTGAAGAAGTTAAAGACGACAAAAAGTAA
- the dnaJ gene encoding molecular chaperone DnaJ translates to MSKRDFYEVLGVSRDASERDIKKAYKRLAMKFHPDRNQGDDTAADKFKEVKVAYEILTDPQKKAAYDQYGHAAFEQGGMGGGGGFGGGGQGDFGDIFGDVFGDIFGGGRRGGGQARAQRGSDLRYNMELSLEEAVRGVSKEIEVPTLVECDTCDGSGAKKGSSAQTCGTCHGHGQVQMRQGFFAVQQTCPTCNGKGKIIKDPCNSCHGQGRKQKTKTLNVKIPAGVDTGDRIRLSGEGEAGEQGAPAGDLYVQVHVKEHNIFERDGNNLYCEVPVSFSMAALGGEVEVPTLDGRVNLKVPEETQTGRMFRMRGKGVKGVRGGGVGDLIVKLVVETPVKLSSRQKELLREFEETCCGEAASKHKPKSEGFFSGVKNFFDDLTK, encoded by the coding sequence ATGTCAAAACGTGATTTTTACGAAGTATTAGGCGTAAGCCGCGATGCATCAGAGCGCGATATTAAAAAAGCGTACAAACGCTTAGCGATGAAATTCCACCCGGACCGTAACCAGGGTGACGACACCGCAGCAGATAAGTTTAAAGAAGTAAAAGTAGCGTACGAGATCCTAACCGATCCTCAAAAGAAAGCAGCTTACGACCAATACGGCCACGCAGCTTTTGAACAAGGCGGCATGGGTGGCGGCGGCGGTTTCGGCGGCGGTGGCCAAGGTGACTTCGGCGATATCTTCGGTGACGTATTTGGCGACATCTTCGGCGGCGGTCGTCGTGGTGGCGGTCAAGCGCGTGCACAACGTGGTTCTGATTTACGTTACAACATGGAGCTTTCTCTAGAAGAAGCGGTTCGTGGTGTTTCTAAAGAAATCGAAGTACCAACACTTGTTGAGTGTGATACCTGTGATGGAAGCGGCGCGAAGAAAGGTTCTTCAGCGCAAACTTGTGGCACTTGTCATGGCCACGGCCAAGTACAAATGCGTCAAGGTTTCTTCGCGGTTCAACAGACTTGTCCTACTTGTAATGGTAAAGGCAAGATCATCAAAGACCCATGTAACTCTTGTCACGGTCAAGGCCGTAAGCAGAAGACCAAAACACTTAACGTTAAGATCCCTGCTGGTGTTGATACTGGCGATCGTATTCGTCTATCTGGCGAAGGTGAAGCGGGAGAGCAAGGCGCTCCAGCTGGCGACCTGTACGTACAAGTACACGTAAAAGAGCACAACATCTTTGAGCGTGACGGCAACAACCTTTACTGCGAAGTACCAGTAAGCTTCTCTATGGCAGCTCTAGGTGGTGAAGTTGAAGTTCCAACACTGGATGGTCGTGTGAACCTTAAAGTGCCAGAAGAAACACAAACGGGCCGTATGTTCCGTATGCGTGGCAAAGGCGTGAAAGGTGTTCGTGGCGGCGGTGTGGGTGACCTAATCGTTAAGCTAGTGGTAGAAACACCAGTTAAGCTAAGCTCTCGTCAGAAAGAACTACTACGCGAATTCGAAGAAACATGTTGTGGCGAAGCGGCAAGCAAGCACAAGCCAAAGTCTGAAGGTTTCTTCAGCGGCGTTAAAAACTTCTTCGATGACCTAACTAAGTAA
- a CDS encoding IS110 family RNA-guided transposase, whose amino-acid sequence MSSIHILGIDLGKHCFHAIAHNRCGVEVLRRKFNRNQLLIFLSKIEPTTIAFEACGGAHWLARKCSEFGHQPRLIPPQYVKPYVKGNKNDFIDASAIAEAAGRPTMRFVAVKSEEAQVIAAIHRVRDSYIKERTAAMSRIGAILLEFGLSFPKGHAKMKSLFQWLAEQTVSLPKSLLCELISIHEHYKYLNEQIKTQDNKLQTIVNNNESAQLLKTIPGIGDLTSTLCIADVSSPSNFTNGREMAAWLGLVPRQFSTGGKTKLLGMSKRGNKHLRTLFVHGARAVLSRLETTGKVFGEWLANLRATKPFNVVVVALANKLVRIAWAVLYHRQAFKAV is encoded by the coding sequence ATGTCTTCTATTCATATTTTAGGTATCGACCTAGGTAAACATTGCTTCCATGCTATCGCACATAACCGTTGTGGGGTGGAGGTGCTTCGTCGTAAATTTAATCGCAACCAACTCTTAATCTTTCTTAGTAAAATAGAACCAACAACTATTGCTTTCGAAGCCTGTGGCGGTGCTCATTGGCTTGCTCGAAAATGTAGTGAGTTTGGGCATCAACCCCGACTTATTCCTCCTCAGTATGTTAAGCCTTATGTCAAAGGCAATAAAAACGATTTCATCGATGCTTCAGCGATCGCAGAGGCTGCGGGTCGACCGACCATGAGGTTTGTAGCTGTAAAAAGTGAAGAGGCTCAAGTCATCGCAGCGATTCATCGAGTCAGAGATAGTTATATCAAGGAGAGAACTGCCGCTATGTCGCGGATCGGAGCGATCTTACTTGAGTTCGGCCTTAGCTTTCCCAAAGGGCATGCAAAGATGAAGTCTCTGTTTCAATGGTTAGCAGAACAAACCGTCTCATTACCAAAAAGCTTGCTATGTGAATTGATATCTATCCACGAACATTACAAGTACCTTAATGAACAAATCAAAACTCAAGATAACAAGCTTCAAACTATTGTTAATAACAACGAAAGTGCTCAATTATTAAAAACTATCCCTGGAATTGGTGATCTTACCTCCACATTGTGTATTGCCGATGTAAGCTCTCCGAGTAACTTTACCAATGGCCGTGAGATGGCGGCTTGGTTGGGGCTTGTGCCAAGGCAATTTTCAACGGGAGGAAAGACCAAGCTACTTGGTATGAGTAAACGAGGGAATAAACACCTCAGAACTCTGTTTGTCCATGGGGCAAGGGCTGTACTCTCTAGACTAGAGACGACAGGGAAAGTGTTTGGAGAGTGGCTTGCGAACCTACGAGCCACCAAACCATTTAATGTAGTAGTAGTCGCATTAGCCAACAAGCTAGTGAGGATAGCTTGGGCGGTGTTATACCACCGCCAAGCTTTTAAGGCTGTTTAG
- a CDS encoding IS3 family transposase (programmed frameshift), translating to MTTSNNTYVKRTQRDYTLGFKLQVVAAVERGDMTYKQAQTIYGIQGRSTVLTWLRKHGKMNWAQNPRMNVMIQSPKPKESPAQKIKRLEKELEDEKIKNLFLNRVVDILDAEHGTSLRKKYLAKGARSLQKQEGISLVRVCRLCGITRQSVYQREKRAHHRRLELKPIKKMVLDIRRYMPRVGTRKLYFLIKPRLQEQGIKLGRDALFNYLRAERLLVRPKRSFTKTTNSRHWMKKHPNLLKDYKPCSPESVLVSDITYVQSDEGVHYLSLVTDAFSRKIMGYELSNEMKATDVVKALDMAIKGRRYHRSCIHHSDRGLQYCSGVYQDKLKTSGIMPSMTDGYDCYPNALAERINGILKQEFLLDRCKNLEELKRLVKESINIYNNMRPHLSLMMKTPNEVHEKSQQLALLAW from the exons ATGACTACTTCAAATAATACCTACGTTAAGCGCACTCAGCGTGATTACACACTAGGCTTTAAATTACAGGTCGTCGCCGCTGTAGAAAGAGGCGATATGACATATAAACAAGCCCAAACCATTTATGGTATCCAAGGCCGTTCAACCGTTTTAACCTGGCTTCGAAAGCACGGTAAGATGAATTGGGCGCAAAATCCAAGGATGAATGTCATGATCCAATCACCTAAGCCTAAAGAATCGCCTGCACAGAAAATAAAACGTCTTGAAAAAGAGTTGGAAGACGAAAAAATCAAGAACCTCTTCTTAAATAGAGTGGTTGATATCCTTGATGCTGAGCACGGAACCAGTCTCAGAAAAAAGTATCTAGCCAAGG GAGCAAGAAGCCTTCAAAAGCAAGAAGGAATAAGTTTAGTTCGAGTATGTAGGCTTTGCGGCATAACAAGGCAGAGTGTTTATCAACGAGAAAAGCGAGCTCATCATCGTCGGTTAGAGCTTAAACCGATTAAAAAAATGGTGTTGGATATTAGGCGCTATATGCCTCGGGTTGGTACTAGGAAGCTCTATTTTTTAATAAAACCCAGACTACAAGAACAAGGTATCAAGTTAGGCCGAGATGCGCTTTTCAACTACTTACGAGCTGAGCGATTGTTGGTAAGACCTAAGCGTAGTTTTACAAAAACGACCAATAGTCGGCATTGGATGAAGAAACACCCGAACTTATTAAAGGACTACAAGCCATGTAGTCCAGAGAGTGTGTTGGTGAGCGACATAACCTATGTTCAATCTGATGAAGGAGTTCACTACCTATCATTGGTTACAGATGCGTTTAGCCGAAAAATAATGGGCTATGAGCTGAGTAATGAAATGAAAGCGACGGATGTCGTGAAAGCGCTAGATATGGCTATCAAAGGGCGTCGATATCATCGTTCTTGTATCCATCATTCAGATCGTGGTCTGCAGTATTGCTCAGGTGTATATCAAGATAAACTGAAAACTAGCGGCATAATGCCTTCGATGACAGATGGTTATGATTGCTACCCAAATGCCTTAGCAGAAAGAATAAATGGGATCCTGAAACAAGAGTTCTTACTTGATAGATGTAAGAATCTTGAGGAGCTTAAACGACTAGTAAAAGAGTCTATCAATATCTATAACAATATGAGGCCACATCTCAGTCTCATGATGAAAACTCCAAATGAGGTGCATGAAAAAAGCCAACAGCTGGCGCTGTTGGCTTGGTAA
- a CDS encoding type IV pilin protein has protein sequence MIRRNICNNNNLSIKGMTLIELLIAIAIVGILGAIAYPSYTNHVIKAHRVTAMADMTKIQLEIETLYTGNYASAAESVISGGTCLFCDTDTSRYTLAVSASSTTYSIQAEPLSQQTNDDCLESTTDILELHHSGISEPEACWK, from the coding sequence ATGATTCGAAGAAATATATGCAACAACAACAACTTAAGCATTAAAGGAATGACATTGATCGAATTATTGATCGCTATCGCCATCGTGGGGATACTCGGCGCCATTGCCTACCCAAGTTATACAAACCATGTAATCAAGGCGCATCGAGTTACAGCGATGGCTGATATGACAAAGATCCAATTGGAGATAGAAACGCTGTACACGGGAAACTACGCGTCGGCAGCGGAGAGTGTTATTTCTGGAGGGACATGCTTGTTTTGCGATACGGATACCAGTCGCTACACGCTAGCAGTTTCGGCTAGCAGTACCACCTATTCGATTCAGGCTGAACCACTTTCACAACAAACAAACGATGACTGCTTAGAGTCGACGACCGATATTTTGGAATTGCACCACTCAGGTATTTCAGAACCGGAAGCATGTTGGAAATAG
- a CDS encoding GspH/FimT family pseudopilin yields the protein MTRGFTLLELLITVSVLSILIATAAPSFSSVTQTVKMQRLAGELNGFLIQAKSESVKRNQDLWVHFSMDKNEEQSTGEWSLLLKPTEDLSGETLVMLSGQPFRDVSFSHNYTGARISFESVRGRPARGTIYLSPNTASTDRLLVKLSSPPGRIKVCGESSAQYGYDAC from the coding sequence ATGACTCGCGGGTTTACTTTATTAGAGCTGTTAATAACAGTATCGGTTTTGTCGATACTGATAGCGACGGCTGCCCCGAGTTTTAGTTCGGTGACTCAAACCGTCAAGATGCAGCGACTCGCTGGTGAGTTGAATGGTTTTTTAATTCAAGCTAAGTCGGAATCGGTGAAAAGGAATCAAGATCTTTGGGTTCATTTCTCCATGGATAAAAATGAAGAGCAATCAACGGGGGAATGGAGCTTGTTGTTGAAACCGACCGAAGATCTCTCTGGCGAAACGCTGGTGATGCTATCGGGTCAACCGTTTCGAGATGTCTCGTTCTCTCATAACTATACAGGAGCAAGAATTAGTTTTGAGAGTGTAAGAGGACGACCAGCCAGAGGGACGATTTATCTTTCTCCAAACACGGCGTCTACAGACCGACTGTTGGTTAAATTATCTAGCCCTCCAGGGCGAATTAAGGTGTGCGGAGAGTCCAGTGCGCAGTATGGCTATGATGCGTGTTAG
- a CDS encoding PilW family protein, translating into MAMMRVRPTAIAPSKQQGTSLIELMVASVIGVFAISIIGSVFITGQRIAKDKGIELLLLQNLTSTMQVMKEDIQRAGYDGSNGYSIKLSGASDTIQVSGGVAVGFVYFREGSSSDKDHRHIVYRKDGTRLQICEKGMLVSDDLLSFNEVTSCYSLFDDSLIEVDEFNINSQALEQNSIKTTLTDINITASIPTAGVSKSLSVSIKQRNWQ; encoded by the coding sequence ATGGCTATGATGCGTGTTAGACCGACCGCGATAGCGCCGAGTAAACAACAAGGCACATCATTAATTGAGTTAATGGTGGCGTCTGTGATTGGTGTATTTGCGATTTCGATTATCGGTAGTGTCTTTATAACAGGGCAGAGAATTGCCAAAGACAAAGGCATTGAATTATTGCTGCTACAAAATCTAACAAGCACCATGCAGGTGATGAAAGAGGATATTCAACGAGCGGGTTACGATGGTTCAAACGGTTACTCAATCAAGTTATCTGGCGCGAGTGACACAATTCAAGTCAGTGGCGGTGTGGCGGTGGGTTTTGTTTATTTCCGAGAAGGGTCGAGTAGCGATAAAGATCATCGACATATCGTTTACCGCAAGGATGGGACTCGGCTACAAATATGTGAAAAAGGCATGCTTGTTTCAGATGACCTCCTGTCGTTCAATGAAGTCACATCGTGTTATTCATTGTTCGATGACAGTCTTATCGAAGTGGACGAGTTCAACATTAATTCTCAGGCATTAGAGCAAAACTCTATCAAGACCACGCTCACTGATATCAATATCACAGCTTCAATTCCAACCGCGGGTGTTTCCAAATCGCTTTCGGTCTCTATTAAACAAAGGAACTGGCAATGA
- a CDS encoding prepilin-type N-terminal cleavage/methylation domain-containing protein, with protein sequence MTSKQQGFSLIEVLISFMLIGVASLGLVKLQVYAEQKSEFALHSVEALHFAERQMEYYRTRVSDVSGAVGLISFSELSEANHCLNIASSDPLSGLSGSAYAMTCDVTDANGALSGALKNITVTIAWQDRMNRAQSIYLETMLSKYSEFD encoded by the coding sequence ATGACTTCTAAACAACAAGGTTTCAGCCTGATCGAGGTGCTTATCTCCTTTATGCTCATTGGTGTTGCTTCATTAGGGCTGGTTAAATTGCAGGTGTACGCGGAACAAAAATCAGAGTTTGCACTCCACAGTGTTGAAGCGTTGCATTTTGCAGAAAGACAGATGGAATATTATCGAACTCGCGTGTCGGATGTGAGTGGGGCGGTTGGGCTCATTTCTTTCTCGGAACTAAGTGAGGCGAACCATTGTCTCAACATAGCAAGTTCAGATCCCTTATCCGGTTTATCGGGCTCTGCGTATGCGATGACATGTGATGTAACCGATGCCAACGGGGCTTTGTCTGGCGCTCTGAAAAACATTACTGTCACAATTGCATGGCAAGATCGTATGAACCGCGCACAAAGCATTTATCTAGAAACTATGCTCTCCAAATACAGTGAGTTTGATTGA